In Candidatus Obscuribacterales bacterium, a single genomic region encodes these proteins:
- a CDS encoding N-acetyltransferase family protein, with product MTIRPITDDDSVAITDIYNWYILNTTITFELETINALAMQQRIQEKRVHHDWLVGEVNQEIIGYAYYGAFRARSAYSHTVESTIYLAHDRLGQGLGTLLYRELLHSAATRGFREMIGIIALPNQGSIKLHQKLGFEETGVLKQVGYKFGRYIDVGIWQTSLG from the coding sequence ATGACGATCAGACCGATCACAGACGATGATAGTGTCGCTATTACCGACATCTACAACTGGTATATCTTAAACACAACGATCACCTTTGAGCTAGAGACCATCAATGCTTTAGCTATGCAACAACGCATTCAGGAAAAACGAGTGCATCATGATTGGCTAGTGGGGGAAGTGAACCAGGAGATTATTGGCTATGCCTATTATGGTGCCTTCCGTGCTCGATCAGCCTATAGCCATACGGTAGAATCTACTATTTATTTGGCACATGATAGGCTAGGTCAAGGGTTGGGAACGTTGCTGTACAGAGAACTCCTACATTCAGCCGCAACCCGTGGTTTTCGGGAGATGATTGGTATCATTGCATTACCCAACCAAGGCAGTATAAAACTACACCAAAAGTTAGGGTTTGAAGAAACGGGTGTGCTCAAGCAGGTGGGCTATAAGTTTGGTCGCTACATTGATGTGGGGATTTGGCAAACATCTCTGGGTTAA
- a CDS encoding phosphotransferase, with the protein MPTSILDLKQLQTALQSHLERQDVYNQDCDLHLLAHGEANVTFRLNTTQLVRVAVNTPNQRFGGVFSRITQFEQTILAYLSGSGISHELYQAQLAPSDDFPWTYLITNYLEGRSLNYSPEDLKKAARTLAQLHRLPLSPNHDLSTLMPKVPVIDQPLSLFYQESQSYAQPYIESPQADPQIVDLLNQVLDLAQQRLWSEAWLTDWPHRCLVHSDHTYENWVVGSDRAYLIDWEWAEIGSPAGDLGHFLSPVTVQRRPGYHMPESDRALFLREYYAALDDDRLAETIQRHFTAFGPFPAVRSLCWTAGYWITANRWYADAGSASSTERLQRLAQSRLQFPFLCEAVMAWLKEDL; encoded by the coding sequence TTGCCCACCTCCATTCTCGACCTCAAGCAGCTACAAACGGCGCTCCAATCCCATCTTGAGCGCCAGGATGTCTATAACCAAGACTGCGACCTGCACCTGCTGGCCCATGGGGAGGCCAACGTCACCTTTCGGCTGAATACGACGCAATTGGTGCGGGTGGCCGTGAATACCCCCAATCAACGGTTTGGCGGTGTCTTTAGTCGGATTACTCAGTTTGAGCAAACCATTCTCGCCTATCTCAGCGGTAGCGGTATCAGCCATGAGCTATACCAGGCTCAGCTAGCACCAAGCGATGATTTTCCCTGGACTTATTTAATCACCAATTATCTAGAAGGGCGATCGCTCAACTATAGCCCAGAGGATCTGAAAAAAGCAGCTCGGACCCTGGCCCAACTGCATCGATTGCCCCTGTCACCCAACCATGATCTATCCACGCTCATGCCCAAGGTGCCCGTGATAGACCAACCACTCTCCTTGTTCTACCAAGAATCTCAGTCCTACGCTCAGCCCTACATCGAGTCGCCCCAAGCCGATCCCCAGATCGTGGACTTGCTGAACCAGGTGCTGGATTTAGCCCAACAGCGCCTGTGGAGCGAAGCATGGCTGACCGACTGGCCCCATCGCTGCTTGGTACATAGCGACCATACCTATGAGAACTGGGTGGTGGGAAGCGATCGCGCCTATTTAATTGACTGGGAATGGGCAGAGATTGGATCGCCTGCGGGGGATCTGGGGCATTTTCTATCGCCGGTGACGGTGCAGCGCCGCCCTGGCTATCACATGCCCGAGAGCGATCGCGCCCTGTTCTTGCGGGAGTATTACGCGGCCTTGGACGACGATCGCTTAGCAGAAACCATCCAGCGCCATTTCACTGCCTTCGGCCCATTTCCAGCAGTGCGATCGCTTTGTTGGACAGCGGGGTATTGGATCACGGCCAACCGTTGGTATGCCGATGCCGGTAGCGCCAGCTCAACAGAACGCTTGCAGCGATTAGCACAAAGCCGATTGCAATTTCCCTTCCTCTGCGAGGCCGTCATGGCCTGGCTCAAAGAAGACCTTTAG